A genomic window from Cardiocondyla obscurior isolate alpha-2009 linkage group LG02, Cobs3.1, whole genome shotgun sequence includes:
- the Nacalpha gene encoding nascent polypeptide-associated complex subunit alpha produces the protein MPELTELDKAASSEPTKVELVGLGSATDSDSDETIPELEDGREAGTVGFPGATVTGLPIDMVSKAKQSRGEKKARKLMSKLGLKPVQGVNRVTIRKSKNILFVINKPDVLKNPASDTYIVFGEAKIEDLSQQAQVAAAEKFKEPPVIPATEAGGSTTVVAPIQEESEEEVDETGVEEKDVDLVMCQANVSRGKAIKALKNNQNDIVNAIMELTM, from the exons ATGCCAGAATTAACGGAACTTGACAAGGCAGCAAGTTCAGAGCCTACCAAGGTCGAGCTAGTAGGTCTCGGCTCTGCTACCGATTCTGATTCAGACGAAACTATTCCGGAATTAGAAGATGGCAGGGAAGCTGGTACCGTGGGTTTCCCTGGTGCAACAGTTACTGGACTTCCCATTGATATGGTATCTAAGGCTAAGCAGAGTCGTGGCGAAAAGAAAGCCCGAAAGCTTATGAGCAAATTAGGATTGAAGCCG GTACAAGGAGTTAACAGAGTAACCATTCGCAAGTCAAAAAACATtctatttgttataaacaagcCAGATGTTTTGAAGAATCCAGCTTCAGACACATATATAGTTTTTGGTGAAGCAAAg ATTGAAGATCTCAGTCAACAAGCTCAAGTAGCAGCAGCTGAGAAATTTAAAGAACCCCCAGTAATCCCAGCTACTGAAGCGGGCGGTAGTACAACG GTTGTTGCCCCAATACAAGAAGAGTCAGAAGAAGAAGTAGATGAGACAGGTGTGGAAGAGAAAGATGTTGATTTGGTTATGTGTCAAGCTAATGTATCGCGGGGAAAAGCTATTAAAGCTCTTAAGAATAATCAAAATGACATCGTCAATGCTATCATG GAGTTGACAATGTGA
- the LOC139111085 gene encoding nuclear pore complex protein DDB_G0274915, protein MVICKYYRQGNCRYGQYCQFEHVNHFGNTKNEDDIIIVVAKEVLLAERGGQWLLSCFAPLKDRPCITDMKDLSPEEVRWEMYQAQKNGMVEQAKLHFQQLCQDMKAKREMLKNPTRETIAELKKLLGSGQKSGLNAANNTGGKSLFNAIYLQQSPLSFTTPQVNNTSTNNVFGSTVFGVQNNPFGGGRYASSNNAMSIFGKSNNNTTSVFGGAATFGNSLGGFSTPTSNAGSIFGTNGSSTSFSSVQNNALNFGTPQNNPVFGGTSQNVFAQNNVFGATPQLGNVPTGSLFNNSITSQANTPLFSAPTTTVSSSFGGSSSGLQTNSVFGVSTTSSSGSFNGGIFTQSKAQIPAFEASVFGGVTPPNYTNNSAGNSIFGGGQTFGTPAIFTNSNIFGGSTAAATSVFGVTAATTTPAFGTPVVATTTPAFGASVATTAPAFNLSQQSNNTTDKNTNSTMSVGTMPFGTPSIPISSPFISNNPQQFDSTSTNSAPFAGTGFGTAVASTNNTFGTTETSSNLIFANAGTTFATSNETVPNSTPFPAFSNINTSSSPFSSTASTTPTVTTANPFAPRMQPQGGPPFGNIMQNQSNVNTSPFEKSPFNTTAANTIIDDTVYSLDGTLTDDEKNMFLSEKFIFGKIPLKSPTKDIR, encoded by the exons ATGGTTATCTGCAAATATTATCGGCAAGGCAATTGCCGTTATGGGCAATACTGTCAATTTGAGCACGTAAATCATTttg gcaaTACAAAAAATGAAGATGATATCAT TATTGTGGTGGCCAAGGAAGTACTCCTTGCCGAACGCGGTGGACAGTGGTTGCTATCATGCTTTGCACCACTCAAAGACCGTCCCTGTATCACAGATATGAAAGATTTATCCCCAGAAGAAGTTCGATGGGAGATGTATCAAGCACAGAAAAATGGCATGGTTGAACAAGCA aAACTACATTTTCAACAATTATGCCAAGACATGAAGGCAAAAAGAGAGATGTTAAAAAATCCTACGCGAGAAACAATCGCAGAACTG AAAAAACTATTAGGAAGTGGTCAAAAAAGTGGGTTGAATGCTGCAAACAACACGGGCGGAAAATCACTTTTTAACGCTATCTACTTACAGCAATCTCCTTTATCTTTTACAACCCCACAAGTGAATAACACGTCAACTAATAATGTATTTGGAAGCACAGTGTTTGGTGTACAAAATAATCCATTCGGCGGAGGCAGATATGCATCCTCAAATAACGCAATGTCGATATTTGGAAAATCCAATAACAATACAACGTCTGTATTTGGCGGTGCAGCAACGTTTGGAAATAGTCTTGGAGGATTTAGTACCCCGACGAGTAATGCTGGCTCAATTTTTGGAACAAATGGATCGTCGACATCGTTCAGTAGTGTACAGAACAACGCACTAAACTTTGGCACGCCACAAAATAATCCAGTCTTTGGCGGAACGTCTCAAAACGTGTTTGCCCAAAACAATGTATTTGGTGCGACACCTCAACTGGGCAACGTGCCCACCGGATCACTTTTCAATAATTCGATAACTTCGCAAGCGAACACTCCATTGTTTAGTGCACCAACAACCACTGTCTCTAGCTCGTTCGGTGGTTCATCGAGTGGATTACAGACAAATTCAGTATTCGGTGTCTCAACCACATCGTCGTCTGGCTCTTTTAACGGCGGGATATTTACTCAGTCTAAAGCACAAATACCTGCGTTTGAAGCGTCAGTTTTCGGAGGAGTAACTCCGCCTAACTACACTAATAATTCTGCTGGTAACTCAATATTCGGCGGCGGTCAAACGTTCGGCACTCCCGCAATATTCACGAATAGTAATATATTCGGCGGATCTACGGCCGccgcgacgtcagtttttgGTGTGACCGCTGCCACCACAACGCCGGCTTTCGGTACACCTGTTGTTGCCACTACGACACCAGCTTTCGGTGCCTCCGTCGCTACCACGGCGCCGGCTTTTAATTTGAGTCAACAGTCTAACAATACTACCGATAAGAACACCAATTCCACCATGTCGGTAGGAACTATGCCGTTTGGTACGCCATCCATTCCAATCAGCAGTCCATTCATTTCCAATAATCCACAACAATTTGATTCTACAAGTACGAACTCTGCTCCGTTTGCCGGTACGGGATTTGGCACGGCTGTTGCGAGTACAAATAACACATTTGGTACAACAGAAACATCTtccaatttaatatttgcaaacGCAGGAACTACATTTGCAACTAGTAACGAGACCGTTCCAAATTCGACGCCTTTCCCTGCATTTAGCAATATTAATACTTCCTCCTCTCCATTCAGTTCTACCGCTAGCACAACTCCTACGGTAACGACTGCAAATCCATTTGCACCGCGGATGCAACCGCAAGGCGGTCCACCATTTGGAAACATTATGCAAAATCAATCTAACGTCAACACTTCTCCTTTTGAAAAATCACCGTTTAATACTACTGCAGCCAACACTATTATCGATGACACTGTATACAGTTTAGATGGTACATTAACAGACGATGAGAAGAATATGTTTTTgtctgaaaaatttattttcggcAAAATACCACTCAAATCTCCTACTAAAGATATAAGGTAA